The following proteins are encoded in a genomic region of Nymphalis io chromosome 8, ilAglIoxx1.1, whole genome shotgun sequence:
- the LOC126770017 gene encoding uncharacterized protein LOC126770017, which translates to MGYYCTVPQCTSLAGKTKNVKFHRFPRDVIMADKWNLILKRGKPYTKYSKVCSLHFTQADYNVTTMGQWKTLSKDAVPSQNLPKLNPDGTVMVIRKSRTVKYKESKKDDQSIGDKVEKWSSMSQTALSMNADGLPQEQQDNNLVYPLQALNSIANNMTQPQSTPQNQIQNQMKPKKQDAIMQTDPVLSEEDDNPQTYSESEKSVNPEMDYGQFKESYDPELNKYDMPKDFSKLADDYIPQTNEEYNKEAEKYALERKSHNSYDKIDYQKSVLENGYPKIQDVYNGYLEKEYQNRPDFVYQSPYQDSVEILRNQQHNLQVLQEQHRINENQNFFNVNHIKQEIDFGNEEDKFIYEQNKEQIDQNAMYDSQRRVIEQQRILEQIQHQVKQEPDTPNSCDNVLQPQSSPYYSPAGAAGAGGAGGAGGAGGAGGAGGAEGSARPGPELLIAKQNALAAHTQLWQNTMKRPFFYSESPHYNSSQHLHRYEVRNDDLSRILQ; encoded by the coding sequence ATGGGTTATTATTGTACCGTGCCACAATGCACCTCGCTCGCCGGCAAGACGAAGAACGTGAAGTTCCACCGTTTTCCTCGTGATGTGATAATGGCAGACAAGTGGAATTTAATACTAAAACGCGGCAAACCGTACACGAAATACTCAAAAGTTTGCAGTCTACACTTCACCCAAGCTGACTACAACGTCACAACAATGGGTCAATGGAAGACATTGTCGAAGGACGCGGTTCCGTCGCAGAACCTGCCCAAGTTGAACCCCGACGGCACAGTGATGGTTATAAGGAAGAGTCGCACGGTCAAATACAAGGAGAGCAAAAAGGATGATCAAAGCATCGGTGACAAAGTCGAGAAATGGTCAAGTATGAGTCAAACGGCACTGTCGATGAACGCGGACGGACTGCCGCAGGAACAACAAGACAACAACCTAGTATATCCTCTGCAAGCGTTAAACTCGATAGCAAACAACATGACACAGCCACAGAGCACACCACAGAATCAGATACAGAATCAAATGAAACCAAAAAAACAGGACGCGATAATGCAAACCGACCCCGTGCTCTCCGAGGAAGACGACAATCCGCAGACCTACAGCGAGTCAGAGAAGTCTGTGAACCCGGAAATGGACTACGGTCAGTTCAAAGAATCGTACGACCCCGAGCTGAATAAATACGACATGCCGAAGGACTTCTCGAAGCTGGCCGACGACTACATCCCGCAGACGAACGAGGAATACAACAAGGAGGCCGAGAAATATGCCCTCGAAAGGAAATCCCATAACAGCTACGACAAAATCGATTACCAGAAATCGGTGCTCGAGAACGGTTACCCTAAGATACAGGACGTATACAACGGCTACTTGGAGAAGGAGTACCAGAACCGACCGGACTTCGTGTACCAGAGCCCGTACCAGGATAGCGTCGAGATACTCCGGAACCAACAGCACAATCTGCAGGTATTGCAGGAACAGCACAGGATCAACGAGAATCAGAACTTCTTTAACGTGAATCATATAAAGCAGGAAATAGATTTCGGCAACGAAGAGGACAAGTTCATATATGAACAGAATAAAGAGCAAATCGACCAAAACGCGATGTACGACAGTCAAAGGCGAGTCATCGAACAACAGAGGATCTTGGAACAGATACAGCATCAAGTGAAGCAGGAACCTGATACTCCCAACAGTTGCGACAACGTGCTGCAGCCGCAGAGCAGCCCGTACTACTCgccggcgggcgcggcgggcgcgggcggcgcggggggcgcgggcggcgcgggcggcgcggggggcgcgggcggcgcggagGGCAGCGCGCGGCCCGGCCCCGAGCTGCTCATCGCCAAGCAGAACGCACTCGCCGCGCACACGCAGCTCTGGCAAAATACGATGAAACGGCCGTTCTTTTACAGCGAGAGTCCGCATTACAACTCGTCCCAACACCTGCATCGATATGAGGTGAGGAACGATGATTTAAGCAGAATCCTACAATGA